Part of the Calditrichota bacterium genome is shown below.
CGCGCAATATAGCCCTCGTCCGGTCAAGAAGTCCCTGCGAATAAAGCGACCCGGCAAGTCGGTCGTGGACTCTTAACCCGACAGCACGTAGTTCGTCACGCTCGGCTGGTGTCGAAGGTGCCGGCTTCAAGCCTTCCTTCTGAAGCAGATCGTAGGCTTCCCTATTTTCCTGCCGGGTTGTCCGCACCAGTTCCTCCAAGTGCCGTCGGGCAATAGCCCTTAATGCAACCTGAGTTTCCGTTGCAAGACTCGTAAAGGTCTTCTTATCTACCAGCACCGCGCCCATCGCATTGGTAAACGGCACATCCGACATAAAGGCGAGTTTCTTGAACCACTGCAGCGCCAGACAGCCGAGTGGCGACGCATAGACAGCATCGATCATTCCGGTTTGCAGTGCGAGATGAACATCGGTGATGGCAAGCGACACCGGACTCCGGCCCAATTCGGCAAAAAATCCTTGCGCGAGCGGATCGCCGTCCCAGGCCCAGGGCTTTACCGCCCTTAGGCTTGAGGGTGTTACGACCGGCTTGGCAGCAAAGAAATAGACCCAGCCGACATCGACCCAGCCTAACAGGACAAATCCCTTTTCAGCGAACATCGCTTCAAAGTCTGCAGTCAGCGCTGCCTTTACGCAATCGACTTCGGCATCGGAGTCGAATAGGTAGGGCAATTCGAATAGCCTCACCGCTGGAAGAATTTCTCCCAACCCGAATCCCGTGAATCCCGC
Proteins encoded:
- a CDS encoding ABC transporter substrate-binding protein; translation: WMKTMRAMDTELRDASNDEVGFKFYPNMVMGDERDVVRKIRLGQLQGAGFTGFGLGEILPAVRLFELPYLFDSDAEVDCVKAALTADFEAMFAEKGFVLLGWVDVGWVYFFAAKPVVTPSSLRAVKPWAWDGDPLAQGFFAELGRSPVSLAITDVHLALQTGMIDAVYASPLGCLALQWFKKLAFMSDVPFTNAMGAVLVDKKTFTSLATETQVALRAIARRHLEELVRTTRQENREAYDLLQKEGLKPAPSTPAERDELRAVGLRVHDRLAGSLYSQGLLDRTRAILRDYRAKAQ